In Quercus robur chromosome 11, dhQueRobu3.1, whole genome shotgun sequence, the following proteins share a genomic window:
- the LOC126706079 gene encoding uncharacterized protein LOC126706079, giving the protein MSVASSSTDSLDKVIDEYCDDTSDRSSSSSASDESGGSTDENYSSGAPGLPIEVVQEQLRRASGSQAGSPSNPTDEVETVFSCAVGVHSKTDEQRLGNLRSWYQIPDEFNPRLPVRGEWCCEPRFGIGVYESYFLGGLRFPLNAFARELLVKLGLGVCQFNPNAWRLIISMQILWREVFGKDRPLTVDEFLYCYKPSAISQSEGFYQFTARGNDCRLIKSLASSDRKWKTEFIFISGFWAGNPVDVGRDPFPPYTGDLGNLRPEAAKRPSLSKFHRDRVHRARLHADRSFHSLVTLRRLAKWGLGPEPSDEAIAHEVTVRKRMSTMKENRGKEIAGEGKRPEGQAQDRPTAGDKRKFLPKNIDLDGLPSRRDKRVKQSSSKVVKSKPPSSQPAVQIVDVDSSTPVESTPSKTPPRTPVARSTMPGSSQPSMNIIANEDLAWERFQMAVKDEDINMCYNMGLKEFEHSGVHDLFKAMSKFIAASRQATELDKTRVLLETRIQEVNADCKKWAGFAEKAKDEVKEHNKLIEELRTDALEKETRIDHLQQVNNELNARLSKAREDAVAEFKSSKEYTDTLDRNYAAGFEDFRMDAVENFPEVDFSTIKLNLAAATSSLLQTGSDDVNVEDDASTQPPQDEPTVNAPPS; this is encoded by the exons ATGTCTGTTGCTTCCTCGTCCACAGATAGCCTTGATAAGGTTATAGACGAGTATTGTGATGATACTAGTGATAGGTCTAGCTCTAGCAGTGCTAGTGATGAGAGTGGAGGAAGCACGGACGAGAACTACTCTTCTGGGGCCCCTGGGCTCCCTATTGAAGTCGTCCAAGAACAGCTTAGGAGAGCTTCTGGCTCTCAAGCTGGTTCTCCGTCCAATCCAACGGACGAGGTAGAAACCGTCTTCAGTTGCGCTGTAGGCGTCCATTCTAAGACGGACGAACAGAGGTTAGGTAACCTTAGGTCCTGGTATCAAATCCCAGACGAGTTTAACCCTAGGCTACCCGTCCGTGGAGAATGGTGTTGTGAGCCCCGTTTTGGAATAGGCGTCTATGAATCTTACTTCCTAggtggccttaggtttcctttaaatgcctTTGCTAGGGAGTTACTAGTCAAATTAGGTCTAGGTGTTTGTCAATTCAATCCTAACGCATGGAGATTAATTAtctccatgcaaattttgtggagggaAGTTTTTGGTAAGGACCGTCCTcttacagtggacgagttcctttattgttataaaccttCTGCCATAAGCCAGTCTGAAGGTTTTTACCAATTTACTGCTAGAGGGAATGATTGTAGGTTGATCAAGTCCCTAGCTTCGTCTGATAGGAAGTGGAAGAcggagtttatttttatttcaggCTTCTGGGCTGGGAACCCTGTGGACGTTGGCAGGGATCCCTTTCCTCCTTACACTGGGGACCTGGGGAACCTTCGTCCAGAAG CTGCCAAACGTCCGTCCTTGAGCAAATTTCACCGTGACCGCGTCCACAGGGCTCGTCTACACGCAGACAGGAGCTTCCATTCCCTTGTCACGCTTAGGCGTCTGGCCAAGTGGGGTTTAGGTCCCGAGCCTTCAGACGAAGCTATAGCCCACGAAGTCACTGTgcgaaaaa GAATGTCAACAATGAAAGAGAACCGAGGAAAAGAGATCGCAGGAGAGGGGAAACGTCCTGAGGGTCAAGCCCAGGATCGTCCAACGGCTGGGGACAAAAGAAAGTTCTTGCCTAAGAACATTGACCTGGATGGGCTCCCCAGTCGAAGAGATAAAAGGGTTAAACAAAGCTCGTCCAAGGTGGTCAAGTCCAAACCACCCTCGTCTCAGCCTGCCGTCCAAATAGTTGATGTGGACTCGTCCACTCCAGTTGAGTCCACCCCGTCCAAGACTCCTCCCAGAACTCCTGTGGCCAGATCTACCATGCCTGGCTCGTCCCAGCCTTCTATGAATATTATTGCAAATGAAGACCTGGCTTGGGAACGGTTCCAGATGGCCGTCAAGGACGAGGATATAAACATGTGCTATAACATGGGCTTGAAGGAATTTGAGCATTCAGGCGTCCATGACCTTTTCAAG GCCATGTCGAAGTTTATAGCAGCGTCTAGACAGGCAACGGAGCTGGACAAGACGAGAGTCTTGTTGGAGACGAGGATTCAGGAGGTGAACGCTGACTGTAAGAAATGGGCTGGGTTTGCTGAAAAAGCTAAGGACGAGGTCAAAGAGCATAACAAGCTGATTGAGGAGCTAAGGACggatgcattggagaaggagACGCGCATTGATCACTTACAACAGGTGAACAATGAGTTGAATGCTCGTCTTTCCAAGGCAAGAGAGGACGCTGTGGCTGAGTTCAAGTCGTCCAAAGAGTATACAGACACTTTGGATCGCAATTATGCAGCTGGTTTTGAAGATTTCAGAATGGACGCTGTTGAAAACTTTCCTGAAGTTGACTTCAGCACAATCAAGCTTAACCTTGCTGCTGCCACAAGCTCTCTCCTCCAGACTGGCTCTGATGATGTCAACGTGGAAGACGACGCCAGCACTCAGCCTCCTCAGGACGAGCCTACAGTGAATGCTCCCCCTTCTTAG
- the LOC126706077 gene encoding uncharacterized protein LOC126706077 isoform X2, with amino-acid sequence MKAMRTVQDLIEEAKLRTVWWALCIFAVSYFMTHTSKSMWMNIPISILFVSALRILLNEVEFRWKVRSVHPPTYLSHLEKKQLSVNDSRLSTMPPPPKWKRKIDSPVVEAAMSDFIDKILKDFVVDLWYSEITPDREFPEQIRAIIMDALGEISGRVKELNLVDLLTRDIVDLIGNHLDLFRRNQAAIGVEVMAMLSSEERDERLKHHLMASKELHPALISPESEYKVLQRLIGGVLAVVLRPREAQSPLIRSIARELVTCLVVQPVMNFASPGYINELIEYILLALNDDSLKGVGNYESTNVVAHPLDHPLAAGAVRDDVTASRKYSSFSQGTDMKSDKINNQREITLDYNTEVPMNQSADWARVLNAVTQRRTEVLTPENLENLWTKGRNYKKKELKKIKAGLQDPITKGSGTKNAIPNKDLGKETLTNMPEIYVGIDQRAVKQLTHGLGIDVLSSDGNKTGKQFFQDPNKKLSFEGGHPVNELEHTNTPVADGNKGCLKRSNSTSALVVQPHTEKTFTGEHGGSIISEFYSANVGRHNEEHYGRSASDMVFHSEGQQFPKLRCRVMGAYFEKLGSKSFAVYSIAVTDAENRTWFVKRRYRNFERLHRHLKDIPNYTLHLPPKRIFSSSTEDAFVHQRCIQLDKYLQDLLSIANVAEQHEVWDFLSASSKNYSFGKSSSVMRSLAVNVDDAVDDIVRQFKGVSDGLIRKVSGPLPTYEASSSTASRNLPLNADDINRNVSSHYSVGTENSYSDNEEGDKDENDGHEEVNSSTNGWHSDNELNSKSFPPRVIKCGEEPRNLGSEKRHGLMVKSGIDQGGFPAADLLVISDHWEDPVGMPPEWTPSNVSVPLLNLVDKIFQLKRRGWLRRQVFWISKQILQLIMEDAIDDWLLRQIHWLRRDDVIAQGIRWVQDVLWPDGTFFMKLGTAQSNDDDTEPNQKPSQTTTRFGGSKISTLGAFEQQLEAARRASEVKKMLFEVGVMNLCVFQHVIKGSYIHKSGAFFI; translated from the exons ATGAAGGCGATGAGGACCGTACAGGATTTGATCGAGGAGGCTAAGCTTCGAACGGTTTGGTGGGCTTTGTGTATCTTCGCCGTTTCATACTTCATGACCC ATACGAGTAAATCAATGTGGATGAATATACCCATATCTATTCTGTTTGTTTCTGCACTTCGCATTCTTTTAAATGAAGTAGAGTTCCGCTGGAAGGTTCGATCAGTCCATCCACCAACATATTTGTCTCATTTGGAGAAGAAACAGTTGTCAGTAAATGATTCACGCCTTTCTACTATGCCTCCCCCTCCaaaatggaaaaggaaaattgaTTCTCCTGTTGTTGAGGCTGCAATGAGtgattttattgataaaattttgaaggATTTTGTTGTAGATCTGTGGTATTCAGAAATTACCCCAGACAGGGAGTTTCCTGAGCAGATACGTGCTATAATCATGGATGCTCTTGGTGAAATCTCGGGAAGGGTTAAAGAGTTAAACCTTGTTGACTTGCTCacaag GGACATAGTTGATTTAATAGGGAATCACTTGGACCTCTTCAGAAGAAACCAAGCTGCTATAGGTGTTGAAGTTATGGCAATGCTTTCTTCTGAGGAGAGAGATGAAAGATTGAAACACCATCTTATGGCTTCTAAGGAGCTTCATCCTGCGTTGATATCTCCTGAGAGTGAGTACAAG GTTCTTCAACGGCTAATAGGTGGAGTGTTAGCTGTGGTACTCAGACCACGAGAAGCTCAATCTCCTTTGATTAGATCCATTGCTCGAGAACTTGTAACTTGCTTGGTTGTGCAACCAGTTATGAATTTTGCAAGCCCTGG GTACATCAACGAGTTGATTGAATACATTTTGCTTGCCCTTAACGATGACAGCCTTAAAGGGGTAGGTAATTATGAGTCGACTAATGTGGTGGCTCATCCCCTTGATCATCCTCTTGCTGCAGGGGCTGTACGTGATGATGTTACTGCCTCAAGGAAATATTCATCCTTTTCTCAAGGGACTGATATGAAATCAGATAAAATTAACAATCAGAGAGAAATAACCCTGGATTATAACACAGAAGTGCCTATGAACCAGTCTGCTGATTGGGCACGAGTGCTGAATGCTGTGACCCAGAGGAGAACTGAAGTTCTTACTCCTGAAAATCTCGAGAACTTGTGGACAAAAGgaagaaattataaaaagaaagaactgAAGAAAATCAAAGCAGGGCTTCAAGATCCTATAACAAAGGGTTCTGGAACAAAAAATGCTATACCTAATAAAGATCTGGGAAAGGAAACTTTAACCAACATGCCTGAAATATATGTAGGAATAGATCAGAGAGCTGTAAAGCAGCTAACACATGGACTAGGTATTGATGTTCTATCAAGTGATGGGAACAAAACTGGGAAACAGTTCTTTCAGGATCCTAACAAAAAATTGTCTTTTGAGGGAGGGCATCCTGTTAATGAATTGGAGCATACTAATACTCCTGTAGCTGATGGAAATAAAGGTTGTCTTAAGAGATCCAATAGCACTTCTGCTTTGGTAGTCCAACCTCATACAGAAAAGACATTTACAGGAGAACATGGAGGGTCCATTATTTCGGAGTTCTACAGCGCCAATGTTGGCAGGCATAATGAAGAGCATTATGGCAGGAGTGCTTCAGACATGGTGTTTCACAGTGAGGGACAACAATTTCCCAAGCTTAGGTGCCGG GTTATGGGAGCATACTTTGAGAAACTTGGATCAAAATCTTTTGCTGTTTATTCAATTGCAGTGACAGATGCAGAAAATAGGACTTGGTTTGTGAAAAGAAG ATACAGGAATTTTGAGCGATTACATCGGCATCTTAAAGATATTCCTAATTATACTTTACATTTGCCTCCCAAAAGGATATTCTCATCAAGCACAGAGGATGCTTTTGTTCATCAGCGCTGCATTCAGCTTGATAAATATCTGCAA GATCTCTTGTCAATAGCTAATGTTGCTGAACAACATGAAGTGTGGGATTTTTTGAGTGCTTCCTCTAAG AATTACTCTTTCGGGAAATCTTCCTCAGTGATGAGAAGCCTGGCAG TCAATGTTGATGATGCGGTGGATGATATTGTGCGTCAGTTCAAAGGGGTTTCAGATGGCTTAATTCGTAAAGTTTCTGGTCCATTACCCACTTATGAAGCATCTTCTTCAACAGCAAGCCGAAACTTACCCTTGAATGCAGATGATATAAATAGAAATGTTTCAAGTCATTATAGTGTGGGAACTGAAAACAGTTATTCTGATAATGAAGAAGGTGACAAGGATGAAAATGATGGCCATGAGGAAGTCAATAGTAGCACCAATGGGTGGCATTCAGACAATGAATTGAACTCCAAAAGCTTTCCCCCTCGAGTAATCAAATGTGGTGAAGAGCCTAGGAACTTGGGTTCGGAGAAGAGACATGGTTTAATGGTGAAATCTGGGATAGACCAGGGTGGATTTCCAGCAGCAGATCTCCTGGTAATCTCAGATCACTGGGAGGACCCAGTTGGAATGCCACCTGAG TGGACTCCGTCTAATGTTAGTGTTCCTCTGTTGAATCTAGTTGATAAGATATTTCAGCTCAAGAGAAGAGGCTGGCTAAG AAGACAGGTCTTTTGGATATCAAAACAAATATTGCAGTTAATAATGGAAGATGCAATTGATGACTGGCTCTTGAGGCAGATTCATTGGCTCCGGAGAGATGACGTTATCGCTCAAGGGATTCGGTGGGTTCAAGAT gTTCTCTGGCCTGATGGCACATTCTTCATGAAATTAGGGACTGCTCAGAGTAATGATGATGATACTGAACCTAATCAAAAACCTTCTCAAACTACAACTCGATTTGGTGGCAGTAAGATCTCTACGTTGGGGGCTTTTGAACAACAGCTTGAGGCTGCTCGCAGAGCAAGTGAGGTCAAGAAAATGCTATTTG AGGTGGGAGTGATGAATTTATGTGTGTTCCAGCATGTGATCAAGGGGTCGTACATCCACAAATCTGGTGCTTTTTTTATATAG
- the LOC126706077 gene encoding uncharacterized protein LOC126706077 isoform X1 has translation MKAMRTVQDLIEEAKLRTVWWALCIFAVSYFMTHTSKSMWMNIPISILFVSALRILLNEVEFRWKVRSVHPPTYLSHLEKKQLSVNDSRLSTMPPPPKWKRKIDSPVVEAAMSDFIDKILKDFVVDLWYSEITPDREFPEQIRAIIMDALGEISGRVKELNLVDLLTRDIVDLIGNHLDLFRRNQAAIGVEVMAMLSSEERDERLKHHLMASKELHPALISPESEYKVLQRLIGGVLAVVLRPREAQSPLIRSIARELVTCLVVQPVMNFASPGYINELIEYILLALNDDSLKGVGNYESTNVVAHPLDHPLAAGAVRDDVTASRKYSSFSQGTDMKSDKINNQREITLDYNTEVPMNQSADWARVLNAVTQRRTEVLTPENLENLWTKGRNYKKKELKKIKAGLQDPITKGSGTKNAIPNKDLGKETLTNMPEIYVGIDQRAVKQLTHGLGIDVLSSDGNKTGKQFFQDPNKKLSFEGGHPVNELEHTNTPVADGNKGCLKRSNSTSALVVQPHTEKTFTGEHGGSIISEFYSANVGRHNEEHYGRSASDMVFHSEGQQFPKLRCRVMGAYFEKLGSKSFAVYSIAVTDAENRTWFVKRRYRNFERLHRHLKDIPNYTLHLPPKRIFSSSTEDAFVHQRCIQLDKYLQDLLSIANVAEQHEVWDFLSASSKNYSFGKSSSVMRSLAVNVDDAVDDIVRQFKGVSDGLIRKVSGPLPTYEASSSTASRNLPLNADDINRNVSSHYSVGTENSYSDNEEGDKDENDGHEEVNSSTNGWHSDNELNSKSFPPRVIKCGEEPRNLGSEKRHGLMVKSGIDQGGFPAADLLVISDHWEDPVGMPPEWTPSNVSVPLLNLVDKIFQLKRRGWLRRQVFWISKQILQLIMEDAIDDWLLRQIHWLRRDDVIAQGIRWVQDVLWPDGTFFMKLGTAQSNDDDTEPNQKPSQTTTRFGGSKISTLGAFEQQLEAARRASEVKKMLFDGAPTALVSLIGHKQYRRCARDIYYFTQSTTCVKQLGYAILEKSLVSVFPELKNLVHDVHGKMSIPQPV, from the exons ATGAAGGCGATGAGGACCGTACAGGATTTGATCGAGGAGGCTAAGCTTCGAACGGTTTGGTGGGCTTTGTGTATCTTCGCCGTTTCATACTTCATGACCC ATACGAGTAAATCAATGTGGATGAATATACCCATATCTATTCTGTTTGTTTCTGCACTTCGCATTCTTTTAAATGAAGTAGAGTTCCGCTGGAAGGTTCGATCAGTCCATCCACCAACATATTTGTCTCATTTGGAGAAGAAACAGTTGTCAGTAAATGATTCACGCCTTTCTACTATGCCTCCCCCTCCaaaatggaaaaggaaaattgaTTCTCCTGTTGTTGAGGCTGCAATGAGtgattttattgataaaattttgaaggATTTTGTTGTAGATCTGTGGTATTCAGAAATTACCCCAGACAGGGAGTTTCCTGAGCAGATACGTGCTATAATCATGGATGCTCTTGGTGAAATCTCGGGAAGGGTTAAAGAGTTAAACCTTGTTGACTTGCTCacaag GGACATAGTTGATTTAATAGGGAATCACTTGGACCTCTTCAGAAGAAACCAAGCTGCTATAGGTGTTGAAGTTATGGCAATGCTTTCTTCTGAGGAGAGAGATGAAAGATTGAAACACCATCTTATGGCTTCTAAGGAGCTTCATCCTGCGTTGATATCTCCTGAGAGTGAGTACAAG GTTCTTCAACGGCTAATAGGTGGAGTGTTAGCTGTGGTACTCAGACCACGAGAAGCTCAATCTCCTTTGATTAGATCCATTGCTCGAGAACTTGTAACTTGCTTGGTTGTGCAACCAGTTATGAATTTTGCAAGCCCTGG GTACATCAACGAGTTGATTGAATACATTTTGCTTGCCCTTAACGATGACAGCCTTAAAGGGGTAGGTAATTATGAGTCGACTAATGTGGTGGCTCATCCCCTTGATCATCCTCTTGCTGCAGGGGCTGTACGTGATGATGTTACTGCCTCAAGGAAATATTCATCCTTTTCTCAAGGGACTGATATGAAATCAGATAAAATTAACAATCAGAGAGAAATAACCCTGGATTATAACACAGAAGTGCCTATGAACCAGTCTGCTGATTGGGCACGAGTGCTGAATGCTGTGACCCAGAGGAGAACTGAAGTTCTTACTCCTGAAAATCTCGAGAACTTGTGGACAAAAGgaagaaattataaaaagaaagaactgAAGAAAATCAAAGCAGGGCTTCAAGATCCTATAACAAAGGGTTCTGGAACAAAAAATGCTATACCTAATAAAGATCTGGGAAAGGAAACTTTAACCAACATGCCTGAAATATATGTAGGAATAGATCAGAGAGCTGTAAAGCAGCTAACACATGGACTAGGTATTGATGTTCTATCAAGTGATGGGAACAAAACTGGGAAACAGTTCTTTCAGGATCCTAACAAAAAATTGTCTTTTGAGGGAGGGCATCCTGTTAATGAATTGGAGCATACTAATACTCCTGTAGCTGATGGAAATAAAGGTTGTCTTAAGAGATCCAATAGCACTTCTGCTTTGGTAGTCCAACCTCATACAGAAAAGACATTTACAGGAGAACATGGAGGGTCCATTATTTCGGAGTTCTACAGCGCCAATGTTGGCAGGCATAATGAAGAGCATTATGGCAGGAGTGCTTCAGACATGGTGTTTCACAGTGAGGGACAACAATTTCCCAAGCTTAGGTGCCGG GTTATGGGAGCATACTTTGAGAAACTTGGATCAAAATCTTTTGCTGTTTATTCAATTGCAGTGACAGATGCAGAAAATAGGACTTGGTTTGTGAAAAGAAG ATACAGGAATTTTGAGCGATTACATCGGCATCTTAAAGATATTCCTAATTATACTTTACATTTGCCTCCCAAAAGGATATTCTCATCAAGCACAGAGGATGCTTTTGTTCATCAGCGCTGCATTCAGCTTGATAAATATCTGCAA GATCTCTTGTCAATAGCTAATGTTGCTGAACAACATGAAGTGTGGGATTTTTTGAGTGCTTCCTCTAAG AATTACTCTTTCGGGAAATCTTCCTCAGTGATGAGAAGCCTGGCAG TCAATGTTGATGATGCGGTGGATGATATTGTGCGTCAGTTCAAAGGGGTTTCAGATGGCTTAATTCGTAAAGTTTCTGGTCCATTACCCACTTATGAAGCATCTTCTTCAACAGCAAGCCGAAACTTACCCTTGAATGCAGATGATATAAATAGAAATGTTTCAAGTCATTATAGTGTGGGAACTGAAAACAGTTATTCTGATAATGAAGAAGGTGACAAGGATGAAAATGATGGCCATGAGGAAGTCAATAGTAGCACCAATGGGTGGCATTCAGACAATGAATTGAACTCCAAAAGCTTTCCCCCTCGAGTAATCAAATGTGGTGAAGAGCCTAGGAACTTGGGTTCGGAGAAGAGACATGGTTTAATGGTGAAATCTGGGATAGACCAGGGTGGATTTCCAGCAGCAGATCTCCTGGTAATCTCAGATCACTGGGAGGACCCAGTTGGAATGCCACCTGAG TGGACTCCGTCTAATGTTAGTGTTCCTCTGTTGAATCTAGTTGATAAGATATTTCAGCTCAAGAGAAGAGGCTGGCTAAG AAGACAGGTCTTTTGGATATCAAAACAAATATTGCAGTTAATAATGGAAGATGCAATTGATGACTGGCTCTTGAGGCAGATTCATTGGCTCCGGAGAGATGACGTTATCGCTCAAGGGATTCGGTGGGTTCAAGAT gTTCTCTGGCCTGATGGCACATTCTTCATGAAATTAGGGACTGCTCAGAGTAATGATGATGATACTGAACCTAATCAAAAACCTTCTCAAACTACAACTCGATTTGGTGGCAGTAAGATCTCTACGTTGGGGGCTTTTGAACAACAGCTTGAGGCTGCTCGCAGAGCAAGTGAGGTCAAGAAAATGCTATTTG
- the LOC126706077 gene encoding uncharacterized protein LOC126706077 isoform X3: MKAMRTVQDLIEEAKLRTVWWALCIFAVSYFMTHTSKSMWMNIPISILFVSALRILLNEVEFRWKVRSVHPPTYLSHLEKKQLSVNDSRLSTMPPPPKWKRKIDSPVVEAAMSDFIDKILKDFVVDLWYSEITPDREFPEQIRAIIMDALGEISGRVKELNLVDLLTRDIVDLIGNHLDLFRRNQAAIGVEVMAMLSSEERDERLKHHLMASKELHPALISPESEYKVLQRLIGGVLAVVLRPREAQSPLIRSIARELVTCLVVQPVMNFASPGYINELIEYILLALNDDSLKGVGNYESTNVVAHPLDHPLAAGAVRDDVTASRKYSSFSQGTDMKSDKINNQREITLDYNTEVPMNQSADWARVLNAVTQRRTEVLTPENLENLWTKGRNYKKKELKKIKAGLQDPITKGSGTKNAIPNKDLGKETLTNMPEIYVGIDQRAVKQLTHGLGIDVLSSDGNKTGKQFFQDPNKKLSFEGGHPVNELEHTNTPVADGNKGCLKRSNSTSALVVQPHTEKTFTGEHGGSIISEFYSANVGRHNEEHYGRSASDMVFHSEGQQFPKLRCRVMGAYFEKLGSKSFAVYSIAVTDAENRTWFVKRRYRNFERLHRHLKDIPNYTLHLPPKRIFSSSTEDAFVHQRCIQLDKYLQDLLSIANVAEQHEVWDFLSASSKNYSFGKSSSVMRSLAVNVDDAVDDIVRQFKGVSDGLIRKVSGPLPTYEASSSTASRNLPLNADDINRNVSSHYSVGTENSYSDNEEGDKDENDGHEEVNSSTNGWHSDNELNSKSFPPRVIKCGEEPRNLGSEKRHGLMVKSGIDQGGFPAADLLVISDHWEDPVGMPPEWTPSNVSVPLLNLVDKIFQLKRRGWLRRQVFWISKQILQLIMEDAIDDWLLRQIHWLRRDDVIAQGIRWVQDVLWPDGTFFMKLGTAQSNDDDTEPNQKPSQTTTRFGGSKISTLGAFEQQLEAARRASEVKKMLFACDQGVVHPQIWCFFYIGN; this comes from the exons ATGAAGGCGATGAGGACCGTACAGGATTTGATCGAGGAGGCTAAGCTTCGAACGGTTTGGTGGGCTTTGTGTATCTTCGCCGTTTCATACTTCATGACCC ATACGAGTAAATCAATGTGGATGAATATACCCATATCTATTCTGTTTGTTTCTGCACTTCGCATTCTTTTAAATGAAGTAGAGTTCCGCTGGAAGGTTCGATCAGTCCATCCACCAACATATTTGTCTCATTTGGAGAAGAAACAGTTGTCAGTAAATGATTCACGCCTTTCTACTATGCCTCCCCCTCCaaaatggaaaaggaaaattgaTTCTCCTGTTGTTGAGGCTGCAATGAGtgattttattgataaaattttgaaggATTTTGTTGTAGATCTGTGGTATTCAGAAATTACCCCAGACAGGGAGTTTCCTGAGCAGATACGTGCTATAATCATGGATGCTCTTGGTGAAATCTCGGGAAGGGTTAAAGAGTTAAACCTTGTTGACTTGCTCacaag GGACATAGTTGATTTAATAGGGAATCACTTGGACCTCTTCAGAAGAAACCAAGCTGCTATAGGTGTTGAAGTTATGGCAATGCTTTCTTCTGAGGAGAGAGATGAAAGATTGAAACACCATCTTATGGCTTCTAAGGAGCTTCATCCTGCGTTGATATCTCCTGAGAGTGAGTACAAG GTTCTTCAACGGCTAATAGGTGGAGTGTTAGCTGTGGTACTCAGACCACGAGAAGCTCAATCTCCTTTGATTAGATCCATTGCTCGAGAACTTGTAACTTGCTTGGTTGTGCAACCAGTTATGAATTTTGCAAGCCCTGG GTACATCAACGAGTTGATTGAATACATTTTGCTTGCCCTTAACGATGACAGCCTTAAAGGGGTAGGTAATTATGAGTCGACTAATGTGGTGGCTCATCCCCTTGATCATCCTCTTGCTGCAGGGGCTGTACGTGATGATGTTACTGCCTCAAGGAAATATTCATCCTTTTCTCAAGGGACTGATATGAAATCAGATAAAATTAACAATCAGAGAGAAATAACCCTGGATTATAACACAGAAGTGCCTATGAACCAGTCTGCTGATTGGGCACGAGTGCTGAATGCTGTGACCCAGAGGAGAACTGAAGTTCTTACTCCTGAAAATCTCGAGAACTTGTGGACAAAAGgaagaaattataaaaagaaagaactgAAGAAAATCAAAGCAGGGCTTCAAGATCCTATAACAAAGGGTTCTGGAACAAAAAATGCTATACCTAATAAAGATCTGGGAAAGGAAACTTTAACCAACATGCCTGAAATATATGTAGGAATAGATCAGAGAGCTGTAAAGCAGCTAACACATGGACTAGGTATTGATGTTCTATCAAGTGATGGGAACAAAACTGGGAAACAGTTCTTTCAGGATCCTAACAAAAAATTGTCTTTTGAGGGAGGGCATCCTGTTAATGAATTGGAGCATACTAATACTCCTGTAGCTGATGGAAATAAAGGTTGTCTTAAGAGATCCAATAGCACTTCTGCTTTGGTAGTCCAACCTCATACAGAAAAGACATTTACAGGAGAACATGGAGGGTCCATTATTTCGGAGTTCTACAGCGCCAATGTTGGCAGGCATAATGAAGAGCATTATGGCAGGAGTGCTTCAGACATGGTGTTTCACAGTGAGGGACAACAATTTCCCAAGCTTAGGTGCCGG GTTATGGGAGCATACTTTGAGAAACTTGGATCAAAATCTTTTGCTGTTTATTCAATTGCAGTGACAGATGCAGAAAATAGGACTTGGTTTGTGAAAAGAAG ATACAGGAATTTTGAGCGATTACATCGGCATCTTAAAGATATTCCTAATTATACTTTACATTTGCCTCCCAAAAGGATATTCTCATCAAGCACAGAGGATGCTTTTGTTCATCAGCGCTGCATTCAGCTTGATAAATATCTGCAA GATCTCTTGTCAATAGCTAATGTTGCTGAACAACATGAAGTGTGGGATTTTTTGAGTGCTTCCTCTAAG AATTACTCTTTCGGGAAATCTTCCTCAGTGATGAGAAGCCTGGCAG TCAATGTTGATGATGCGGTGGATGATATTGTGCGTCAGTTCAAAGGGGTTTCAGATGGCTTAATTCGTAAAGTTTCTGGTCCATTACCCACTTATGAAGCATCTTCTTCAACAGCAAGCCGAAACTTACCCTTGAATGCAGATGATATAAATAGAAATGTTTCAAGTCATTATAGTGTGGGAACTGAAAACAGTTATTCTGATAATGAAGAAGGTGACAAGGATGAAAATGATGGCCATGAGGAAGTCAATAGTAGCACCAATGGGTGGCATTCAGACAATGAATTGAACTCCAAAAGCTTTCCCCCTCGAGTAATCAAATGTGGTGAAGAGCCTAGGAACTTGGGTTCGGAGAAGAGACATGGTTTAATGGTGAAATCTGGGATAGACCAGGGTGGATTTCCAGCAGCAGATCTCCTGGTAATCTCAGATCACTGGGAGGACCCAGTTGGAATGCCACCTGAG TGGACTCCGTCTAATGTTAGTGTTCCTCTGTTGAATCTAGTTGATAAGATATTTCAGCTCAAGAGAAGAGGCTGGCTAAG AAGACAGGTCTTTTGGATATCAAAACAAATATTGCAGTTAATAATGGAAGATGCAATTGATGACTGGCTCTTGAGGCAGATTCATTGGCTCCGGAGAGATGACGTTATCGCTCAAGGGATTCGGTGGGTTCAAGAT gTTCTCTGGCCTGATGGCACATTCTTCATGAAATTAGGGACTGCTCAGAGTAATGATGATGATACTGAACCTAATCAAAAACCTTCTCAAACTACAACTCGATTTGGTGGCAGTAAGATCTCTACGTTGGGGGCTTTTGAACAACAGCTTGAGGCTGCTCGCAGAGCAAGTGAGGTCAAGAAAATGCTATTTG CATGTGATCAAGGGGTCGTACATCCACAAATCTGGTGCTTTTTTTATATAGGTAATTAA